From Flavobacterium alkalisoli, the proteins below share one genomic window:
- a CDS encoding phosphoadenylyl-sulfate reductase: MERLKYLNKELQGKSIEDAIAFVVQNIEGKKVFSTSFGIEDQLLTHYMVPHHDQVSVFTLDTGRQFNETYEVFHKTQKKYPSLIIETYFPDEQDVKEYVSVNGINGFYDSIEKRKSCCHIRKVKPLQRAIKGADLWITGLRAEQSQNREEMEFLEWDEVNQLIKFNPLLHYSLKQVEQEVNQFNVPINSLYKKGFLSIGCAPCTRALAEGEDFRAGRWWWENGKKECGLHIHQDKNY, translated from the coding sequence ATGGAGAGATTAAAATATCTGAATAAGGAATTACAGGGCAAGAGCATAGAAGATGCTATTGCTTTTGTAGTGCAAAATATAGAGGGAAAAAAGGTTTTTTCAACATCGTTTGGTATAGAAGACCAGTTGTTAACACACTATATGGTTCCGCATCATGATCAGGTTTCAGTTTTTACACTGGATACCGGGAGACAGTTTAACGAAACCTATGAGGTATTTCATAAAACCCAAAAAAAGTACCCGTCGTTAATCATTGAAACTTATTTTCCTGATGAACAGGATGTAAAAGAGTATGTTTCTGTAAACGGAATAAATGGTTTTTACGACAGTATAGAAAAGCGAAAATCATGCTGCCACATAAGGAAGGTTAAACCGTTACAGCGTGCCATTAAAGGTGCCGATTTATGGATAACGGGCCTGCGTGCCGAACAATCGCAAAACAGGGAAGAGATGGAGTTTTTAGAGTGGGACGAAGTGAACCAGCTTATAAAATTCAATCCTCTACTGCATTACAGCCTTAAACAGGTAGAGCAGGAAGTAAATCAGTTTAATGTACCCATAAACAGTTTATATAAAAAAGGCTTTCTAAGCATTGGCTGTGCACCCTGTACCAGAGCCCTTGCTGAAGGGGAAGACTTTAGGGCAGGCCGATGGTGGTGGGAAAACGGAAAAAAAGAATGCGGACTGCATATTCATCAGGATAAAAATTATTAA
- a CDS encoding sulfate adenylyltransferase subunit 1, with protein sequence MDLLRINTAGSVDDGKSTLIGRFLNDSHALTIEQEELIVKKTKEKGLEDLDFSVITDGLIAEREQGITIDVAHIYFSSDKRKFIIADSPGHVEYTRNMVTGASNSEVSIILIDARKGLLEQTYRHYFISNLLRLKTVVFCINKMDLVQFSEDVFLSIAADINKMAGKFEYKPDVHILPISSLKGDNVVNHSETMQWYTGQTLSEVLHDIKPGEAQTNDFRFDVQQVMHVQNNEFVDYRAYAGRVISGSVAVGDEVIVLPSGQKSKVAELRKFTNTFNEVKTGQSIQLRLEDDVDVSRGMMLVKDNDEKLLSKDIKATLVWLDEKKTVPGGRYLLQAGTRTVQCKLQQIEAVIPPENPEELVQADTLKLNDIARVSFKTATPAFIDSFENNRLNGAFIIIDTQTNNTVGVGFSE encoded by the coding sequence ATGGATTTACTTAGAATTAATACAGCCGGTAGTGTAGACGACGGCAAGAGTACACTTATAGGGCGATTTTTAAACGATAGCCATGCGCTTACCATAGAGCAGGAAGAGCTTATAGTAAAAAAGACCAAGGAAAAAGGACTTGAAGATCTTGATTTTTCGGTTATAACTGACGGGCTTATAGCTGAAAGGGAACAGGGAATCACTATTGATGTGGCTCATATATACTTTTCTTCAGATAAAAGAAAGTTTATTATAGCTGATAGTCCGGGTCATGTGGAATATACCCGTAATATGGTTACGGGAGCTTCTAATTCAGAAGTTTCAATTATTCTTATTGATGCCCGTAAAGGATTATTGGAGCAAACATACAGGCATTACTTTATAAGTAATCTGCTAAGGTTAAAAACGGTTGTTTTCTGTATCAATAAAATGGATTTGGTACAATTTAGTGAAGACGTGTTTTTATCTATTGCGGCAGATATTAATAAAATGGCAGGCAAGTTTGAGTATAAGCCTGACGTACATATTTTACCTATCAGTTCGCTTAAGGGAGATAATGTGGTAAACCATTCTGAAACTATGCAATGGTATACCGGACAAACCCTTTCGGAAGTACTGCATGATATAAAACCGGGAGAAGCGCAAACCAATGATTTTAGGTTTGATGTTCAACAGGTAATGCATGTGCAAAATAATGAGTTTGTAGATTACAGGGCTTATGCCGGCAGGGTGATAAGTGGCAGTGTAGCCGTGGGGGATGAGGTTATTGTACTTCCTTCCGGGCAAAAAAGCAAAGTGGCAGAATTACGTAAGTTTACCAATACCTTTAATGAGGTTAAAACCGGACAGTCTATACAGCTTAGACTGGAAGACGATGTTGATGTTAGCCGTGGTATGATGCTAGTGAAAGATAACGATGAAAAGTTATTGTCTAAAGATATAAAGGCGACACTGGTTTGGCTGGATGAAAAAAAGACAGTTCCCGGGGGCAGGTATTTACTACAGGCCGGAACGAGAACGGTACAGTGCAAATTGCAGCAGATAGAAGCGGTTATTCCGCCTGAAAATCCGGAGGAGTTGGTTCAGGCCGATACGCTTAAGTTAAATGATATTGCCAGAGTAAGTTTTAAAACCGCTACTCCGGCATTTATAGACTCTTTTGAAAATAACAGGCTTAACGGAGCCTTTATAATAATAGATACGCAAACCAACAATACCGTAGGCGTTGGTTTTTCGGAATAA
- a CDS encoding MarC family NAAT transporter: protein MELFIYIFAALFSVINPLGAVPIFVGLTQDDTKAERSRISFWTAVNVFIILIISFFIGQYILAFFGISIDALRIAGGFIIVNSGFALLSGKFSKTRGVNKKVANDAQKRNDIALTPLAIPMLAGPGSMSLLIALYQDYTDIMQKVIACIAIASVAIVIFLVMRSAHYLSRILGASGIVAISRIIGFIVIAIGIQYISSSVVNILQTIQIK from the coding sequence ATGGAATTATTTATCTACATTTTTGCCGCGCTATTTTCAGTTATTAACCCTTTAGGAGCTGTGCCTATTTTTGTAGGACTTACACAGGATGACACTAAAGCCGAACGTTCCCGTATTTCTTTCTGGACTGCCGTTAATGTATTCATTATCCTTATCATATCTTTTTTTATAGGACAGTACATACTGGCATTTTTCGGAATCAGTATTGATGCACTTCGTATTGCCGGAGGCTTTATCATTGTAAATTCAGGATTTGCTTTACTATCCGGTAAGTTCAGTAAAACAAGAGGGGTTAACAAAAAGGTAGCCAATGATGCTCAAAAGAGAAATGACATCGCCCTAACACCACTTGCGATCCCTATGCTGGCAGGCCCCGGATCTATGTCATTACTTATTGCACTTTATCAGGATTATACAGATATTATGCAAAAGGTTATTGCCTGTATTGCCATAGCTTCGGTAGCTATAGTAATTTTTTTAGTAATGAGAAGTGCACACTACCTTTCCAGGATATTAGGAGCATCAGGCATCGTTGCTATTTCAAGAATAATTGGCTTTATAGTTATTGCCATAGGTATACAATACATAAGCAGTTCGGTAGTAAACATACTTCAAACGATACAAATTAAATAA
- the cysD gene encoding sulfate adenylyltransferase subunit CysD: protein MTHYIQSHLQTLEDESIYILREVVAQFQKPVLLFSGGKDSITLARLAQKAFYPAKIPFPFLHIDTGHNFPETIEFRDQLVKELGVELIVRYVQDSIDQKKVQEETGKYASRNALQTVTLLDAIEEFGFDACMGGARRDEEKSRAKERIFSVRDDFGQWDAKKQRPELFNILNGKIHFGENVRAFPISNWTEEDVWNYIAQEEIGLPSIYFAHKRKLVKRDGAFLAHSDYLNLVETDEIVESIVRFRTVGDMTCTAAFISEANTIPDIMYENKSSKSSERGARMDDKRSEAALEQRKKGGYF from the coding sequence ATGACACATTACATACAATCACATCTGCAAACGCTGGAGGATGAAAGTATTTATATATTACGGGAAGTAGTGGCACAGTTTCAAAAGCCGGTGTTGCTTTTTTCAGGAGGGAAAGACTCAATAACGCTGGCAAGACTGGCGCAAAAGGCTTTTTACCCGGCAAAAATACCGTTCCCGTTTTTACATATAGATACCGGACATAATTTTCCGGAGACTATTGAATTTAGAGATCAGCTTGTAAAAGAGCTAGGTGTTGAACTTATTGTACGCTATGTACAGGATAGTATAGATCAAAAGAAAGTACAGGAAGAAACAGGGAAATATGCAAGCCGTAATGCACTGCAAACCGTGACCCTGCTTGATGCTATTGAAGAGTTTGGTTTTGATGCCTGTATGGGCGGGGCAAGACGTGACGAAGAAAAATCGAGGGCTAAAGAAAGAATATTTTCCGTAAGGGATGATTTTGGGCAATGGGATGCAAAAAAACAGCGTCCGGAACTGTTTAATATATTGAATGGCAAAATACACTTTGGCGAAAATGTAAGAGCATTTCCTATAAGCAACTGGACCGAAGAGGATGTTTGGAATTACATAGCGCAGGAAGAAATTGGTTTACCAAGTATTTATTTTGCCCATAAGCGTAAGCTTGTAAAAAGAGATGGTGCCTTTTTAGCACATTCAGATTATCTGAATCTTGTGGAAACCGATGAGATTGTAGAATCTATTGTACGCTTCAGAACTGTAGGGGATATGACCTGTACTGCTGCTTTTATTTCGGAAGCCAATACAATACCTGATATTATGTATGAAAACAAATCTTCCAAATCTTCAGAGAGAGGTGCCAGGATGGACGATAAACGTTCGGAAGCGGCATTGGAACAAAGAAAGAAAGGAGGGTATTTTTAA